A stretch of the uncultured Desulfobacter sp. genome encodes the following:
- a CDS encoding STAS domain-containing protein — protein MSEIVTSADQITIKPGEDVVASMAEAFKGELLSAVDSSEGTLVIDLEGVSMVDSVGIGVIIAVYNSLSQVNRQLKVINVAHDIYGLFSTMRLNRRFTVEEAQ, from the coding sequence ATGAGTGAAATAGTCACGAGTGCGGACCAGATTACGATAAAGCCCGGTGAAGATGTGGTTGCGTCTATGGCTGAAGCGTTTAAGGGGGAACTGCTTTCCGCTGTCGATTCTTCTGAGGGTACGTTGGTTATTGATCTTGAGGGTGTGAGTATGGTTGATTCAGTTGGTATTGGCGTGATTATTGCCGTTTATAATTCCCTGAGCCAGGTCAATCGTCAGTTAAAGGTCATAAATGTTGCACATGATATTTACGGCCTGTTTTCAACCATGAGGCTGAACCGCCGTTTTACCGTGGAAGAGGCCCAATAG
- the grpE gene encoding nucleotide exchange factor GrpE has translation MVLKENKKQTDGKEEKTDIPDTPETDEQKNSDEGNDPENKDDHEGLEDQLNAQKEKVLRLSAEFENFKKRKQREIDEFKKFANETIFRQLLSVVDNLERAIDSATDAVDETSLLEGVKLTHKEILKLFESFNVTLVEAENQPFDPNFHQAVTHAQNNDVPDNTVTSVLQKGYLLHDRLLRPAMVVVSKKVENQTQEKTQED, from the coding sequence TTGGTACTCAAAGAGAATAAAAAACAAACTGACGGGAAAGAGGAAAAAACTGATATCCCGGATACTCCTGAGACAGACGAGCAAAAAAATTCCGATGAAGGAAACGACCCGGAAAACAAGGATGATCACGAAGGGCTTGAAGATCAGTTAAATGCGCAAAAAGAAAAAGTACTCAGATTATCTGCAGAATTTGAAAATTTCAAAAAGCGAAAGCAAAGAGAAATTGATGAGTTCAAAAAATTTGCCAATGAAACTATTTTCAGACAGCTTCTTTCAGTGGTGGATAATCTTGAGCGTGCAATCGATTCGGCCACGGATGCAGTGGACGAAACCAGCCTGCTTGAAGGCGTAAAATTGACGCACAAAGAGATACTCAAGCTGTTTGAATCCTTCAACGTGACGCTGGTTGAGGCAGAAAATCAGCCCTTTGACCCCAACTTCCATCAGGCCGTCACCCATGCACAGAATAATGATGTGCCGGACAATACTGTCACAAGTGTCCTTCAAAAAGGATATCTCCTTCATGACAGACTGCTCAGACCAGCCATGGTAGTTGTCTCAAAAAAAGTTGAGAATCAGACTCAAGAAAAAACTCAGGAAGATTAA
- the dnaK gene encoding molecular chaperone DnaK: MGKIIGIDLGTTNSCVAVMETGGEAKIITNAEGGRTTPSIVAVTESGERIVGQAAKRQAVTNPENTIFGVKRLIGRKFNSKEVQDDIPILPYIIEAAANGDTRINIRGKQYSPAEVSSFILANIKKTAEDYLGEAVTEAVITVPAYFNDSQRQATKDAGKIAGLEVKRIINEPTAASLAYGLDKKGEEKIAVFDLGGGTFDVSVLEIGDGVFEVKSTSGDTHLGGEDFDLRVIDYLASEFKKDQGIDLRTDKMALQRLKEAAEKAKMELSSSTETAINLPFITADASGPKHLDMKLTRAKLESLVADLLDKLEIPCTTALKEAHLNPGDVDEVVLVGGMTRMPAVQERVEKIFGKKPHKGVNPDEVVAMGAAVQAGVLQGDVNDVLLLDVTPLSLGIETLGGVMTRLIEKNTTIPTKKSQVFSTAADNQPAVSIHVLQGERQMSADNKTLGQFELSDIPPAPRGVPQIEVTFDIDANGIVHVSAKDKATGKEQSIQITAASGLSDDEIQRMVKDAELHAEDDKKKRDLVDTKNQAEALVDQTEKTLKEHGDKVDEATKKSIEDAAEALKQAKDSDNLEDIKAKIEALSQASHKLAEVMYQQAQTDSQADGADAGADGAGPANDDDDVVDADFEEVKKDK; encoded by the coding sequence ATGGGTAAAATTATTGGAATTGACCTTGGCACAACCAATTCATGTGTCGCGGTTATGGAAACCGGTGGAGAAGCAAAAATCATCACCAATGCCGAAGGCGGCAGGACAACACCATCTATTGTGGCGGTCACTGAAAGCGGAGAGCGTATTGTCGGCCAGGCAGCCAAGCGCCAGGCGGTAACAAACCCCGAAAATACAATTTTTGGTGTAAAACGCCTCATCGGCAGAAAATTTAACTCAAAGGAAGTCCAGGACGACATTCCCATTCTGCCGTATATCATTGAAGCCGCCGCCAACGGCGACACCCGGATCAACATTCGCGGCAAGCAGTACAGCCCTGCCGAAGTATCCTCGTTTATTCTTGCCAATATCAAGAAAACAGCCGAGGACTACCTTGGGGAAGCCGTGACCGAAGCAGTTATTACGGTTCCGGCCTACTTCAACGACAGCCAGCGCCAGGCCACCAAGGACGCCGGTAAAATTGCAGGCCTGGAAGTCAAACGTATCATCAACGAACCCACAGCCGCATCCCTGGCCTATGGTTTGGACAAAAAAGGTGAAGAAAAAATCGCTGTATTCGACCTCGGCGGCGGGACATTCGACGTCTCTGTCCTTGAAATCGGCGATGGGGTATTTGAAGTAAAATCCACCTCTGGTGATACACATCTTGGCGGTGAAGACTTTGACTTGCGTGTTATTGATTACCTGGCAAGTGAGTTCAAAAAAGACCAGGGGATTGATCTGCGGACTGATAAAATGGCTTTGCAGCGGCTTAAAGAGGCTGCAGAAAAAGCAAAAATGGAATTGTCGAGCTCCACGGAAACTGCCATCAACCTGCCCTTTATCACAGCTGACGCATCCGGCCCCAAACATCTGGATATGAAGCTGACCAGGGCAAAACTGGAGTCCCTTGTGGCCGACCTTTTGGACAAACTGGAAATCCCCTGTACCACAGCGCTGAAAGAAGCCCACCTGAACCCCGGCGATGTGGATGAGGTGGTTCTGGTTGGCGGCATGACCCGTATGCCCGCGGTTCAGGAACGTGTAGAAAAAATCTTCGGCAAAAAACCCCATAAGGGTGTTAACCCGGATGAGGTGGTTGCCATGGGGGCCGCAGTCCAGGCAGGCGTACTTCAAGGTGATGTTAACGATGTGCTTCTACTGGATGTTACCCCGCTTTCCTTAGGTATTGAGACCCTTGGCGGTGTAATGACCCGCCTGATCGAAAAGAACACCACCATTCCTACCAAAAAGAGCCAGGTATTCTCCACGGCAGCCGACAACCAGCCCGCTGTGTCCATTCACGTGCTCCAGGGCGAACGCCAGATGTCGGCGGACAACAAGACATTAGGTCAATTTGAACTATCCGACATCCCCCCGGCCCCCAGAGGTGTTCCCCAGATTGAGGTAACCTTTGACATTGATGCCAACGGTATTGTTCACGTATCAGCAAAAGACAAGGCCACAGGCAAGGAACAATCCATTCAAATTACGGCCGCATCCGGCTTAAGCGATGACGAAATTCAACGTATGGTGAAAGATGCTGAGCTGCACGCCGAAGATGACAAGAAAAAACGAGACCTGGTGGATACCAAAAACCAGGCAGAAGCCCTGGTGGATCAGACCGAAAAAACCCTGAAAGAGCATGGGGACAAAGTGGATGAAGCCACCAAAAAATCCATTGAGGATGCCGCTGAAGCCCTGAAACAGGCCAAGGACTCCGACAACCTTGAGGACATCAAGGCCAAAATTGAAGCCCTGTCCCAGGCCTCCCACAAACTGGCAGAAGTGATGTACCAGCAGGCACAGACAGACAGCCAGGCCGACGGAGCCGATGCCGGAGCCGACGGTGCCGGCCCTGCTAATGACGATGATGACGTTGTTGACGCCGACTTTGAAGAGGTCAAAAAAGACAAATAG
- a CDS encoding class I adenylate-forming enzyme family protein: protein MIITDILRQNNDLYPEKAALIERTPVAGRRTQITWSEFYRQSVQTANALQAKGIKKGDTVVQLMTNSLTWLPIYFGVLYTGAWIAPLNFRFESDKIRLCTMTAEAKVFIFGPEFIDRIEEIRAELSQFVKLWIYTGPENDCPDWACAFNQFISEADGLTPPGVELTPEDDAALYFTSGTTGTPKAVLHTHKALMHACEVEHDHHAQTHDDVFLCIPPLYHTGAKMHWMGSFLVGGKCVLLNGVKSEWIIEAVSEEKCTIVWLLVPWAHDIIIAIEDGRIKPADYNLSQWRLMHIGAQPVPPSLIRNWRKHFPGQDYDTNYGLTESSGPGCVHLGVENAERIGPIGIPGYGWQAQIVDKQGSQLPFGETGELIVKGPGMMKEYYKNPEATAKTIKNGWLFTGDMARYDKDGFIWLVDRKKDVIIYGGENIFPVEIENFFLKHEKIRDIAVIGVPDERLGEIPAGIISPKPNTMMCEQDILDFQSKLPRYKQLKKIFFGDVPRNPTGKIEKPKLRRIYAEDKRKSMDVLLK, encoded by the coding sequence ATGATCATTACTGACATCCTCCGGCAGAACAACGACCTTTACCCGGAAAAAGCAGCATTAATTGAACGAACTCCGGTCGCAGGCCGGCGCACACAGATCACCTGGTCCGAATTCTACCGGCAAAGTGTCCAGACAGCCAATGCACTGCAGGCAAAAGGCATTAAAAAGGGTGATACAGTGGTTCAGCTTATGACCAATAGTCTGACATGGCTGCCCATTTATTTCGGGGTATTATATACCGGAGCCTGGATCGCGCCCTTGAATTTCAGGTTTGAGTCAGACAAAATCCGTTTGTGCACCATGACGGCGGAGGCCAAAGTGTTTATTTTCGGTCCTGAATTTATAGACCGGATAGAAGAAATCAGAGCGGAATTATCCCAATTTGTAAAATTGTGGATATACACGGGACCGGAAAATGATTGCCCGGACTGGGCCTGCGCTTTTAACCAATTCATCTCTGAAGCAGACGGACTCACACCGCCTGGTGTCGAACTAACGCCTGAAGATGATGCCGCTTTGTATTTCACCTCCGGCACCACCGGCACACCCAAGGCGGTGCTGCACACCCACAAAGCATTAATGCATGCATGTGAGGTAGAACATGACCACCACGCCCAGACCCACGATGATGTATTCCTTTGCATTCCGCCCCTTTACCACACCGGAGCAAAAATGCACTGGATGGGGTCGTTCCTGGTGGGGGGAAAATGTGTCCTGCTCAACGGTGTCAAGTCAGAATGGATCATTGAAGCCGTCTCTGAAGAAAAATGCACCATTGTGTGGCTGCTGGTGCCTTGGGCCCATGACATCATTATTGCCATTGAAGACGGACGGATCAAGCCTGCCGACTACAACCTTTCCCAGTGGCGCCTCATGCACATCGGGGCACAGCCCGTCCCCCCAAGCCTGATCCGGAACTGGCGCAAGCACTTCCCGGGTCAGGATTACGACACCAATTACGGTTTAACCGAATCCTCAGGCCCCGGCTGTGTTCACCTAGGCGTTGAAAATGCAGAACGAATTGGCCCCATCGGCATTCCCGGATACGGGTGGCAAGCCCAAATTGTAGACAAGCAGGGCAGTCAATTGCCCTTTGGTGAAACCGGAGAGCTCATTGTCAAAGGCCCCGGGATGATGAAAGAATATTACAAAAATCCCGAAGCCACAGCCAAAACCATAAAAAACGGATGGTTATTTACAGGGGACATGGCCAGGTACGACAAAGACGGGTTTATCTGGCTCGTGGACCGCAAAAAGGATGTAATCATCTATGGCGGGGAAAACATTTTTCCTGTGGAGATCGAAAACTTTTTTCTCAAACATGAAAAAATAAGGGATATTGCGGTCATAGGCGTGCCGGACGAACGTTTAGGGGAAATCCCTGCCGGCATTATCAGCCCCAAGCCGAATACCATGATGTGTGAACAGGATATTCTTGATTTCCAGAGTAAACTGCCCAGGTACAAGCAACTAAAAAAAATATTTTTCGGCGATGTACCCAGAAACCCCACCGGTAAAATAGAAAAACCGAAACTGCGAAGAATTTATGCCGAAGACAAGCGAAAATCCATGGATGTGCTGCTCAAATAA
- a CDS encoding outer membrane lipoprotein carrier protein LolA → MKYITGNVSPWAILFFIFMIVTIVPCNAAQPLDEETAKIVSGIEAKYANKSFSADFEQASRLTALDVTETAKGKAWFSHPGKMKWAYQGSDNHEIITNGKKLWIYRPEDNQVMIGDADPFFQSGSGGAFLADIHKIREKFTIKPGKSGESFSQLELTPKKKTPELAKIRITVDLPGYKIPVVETENIYGDITKFIFTNIRFGTFDEQIFEFTAPPGAELIEID, encoded by the coding sequence ATGAAATATATAACCGGAAATGTTTCCCCATGGGCAATACTGTTTTTTATTTTCATGATAGTGACAATCGTGCCCTGCAACGCTGCCCAGCCCCTTGATGAAGAAACCGCCAAGATTGTTTCAGGTATTGAAGCAAAATACGCCAATAAAAGTTTCAGTGCCGATTTTGAACAGGCCTCTCGTCTGACTGCGCTTGATGTAACCGAAACTGCCAAGGGAAAAGCCTGGTTCAGCCATCCGGGTAAAATGAAATGGGCATATCAAGGCTCAGACAACCATGAAATCATCACCAATGGCAAAAAACTATGGATCTACCGCCCCGAAGATAATCAGGTGATGATTGGCGATGCTGATCCATTCTTCCAATCCGGTTCCGGGGGTGCATTTCTGGCAGACATCCACAAAATCAGGGAAAAGTTTACCATTAAACCGGGAAAATCTGGAGAAAGCTTTTCACAACTTGAGCTGACCCCTAAAAAGAAAACGCCGGAGCTTGCCAAAATACGTATTACTGTGGATCTTCCAGGATATAAAATTCCCGTCGTGGAAACCGAAAATATTTACGGAGATATCACAAAATTTATATTTACCAATATCCGATTCGGCACATTTGACGAACAGATATTTGAATTTACCGCCCCACCAGGGGCAGAACTTATAGAAATAGACTGA
- the nadA gene encoding quinolinate synthase NadA: MTIKNSTLHQKIRDLAKAKKAVILAHNYQSPQIQDVADLCGDSLEMSIKAAATDAEIIVCCGVRFMAETAAILCPDKIVLMPNPDAGCPMADMVTPDALVKRKKELGGIPVITYVNSSAAVKAVSDICCTSANVVKVVNSLKADEVLMTPDRNLARYAAAHTDKKVHLWEGYCPFHNDLTVEAVKAAKAAHPNALFVAHPECTRDVLELADSIQSTSGMIRFVGESSADQFIIGTETGLLHPLSKAYPEKTFFPASDQLLCADMKKTQLQDILDCLENMSGRVVVEEDIRIKAMDAVKAMINTK, encoded by the coding sequence ATGACGATTAAAAATTCTACACTGCACCAAAAGATCCGGGATTTGGCCAAAGCAAAAAAGGCCGTTATCCTGGCACACAATTACCAATCTCCCCAGATCCAGGACGTGGCTGATCTGTGTGGAGATTCACTTGAAATGAGCATAAAGGCAGCGGCTACCGATGCAGAAATTATTGTCTGCTGCGGGGTTCGCTTTATGGCTGAAACGGCAGCCATCCTGTGCCCGGATAAAATCGTACTTATGCCCAATCCTGATGCCGGGTGCCCCATGGCGGATATGGTTACCCCCGATGCCTTGGTCAAACGCAAGAAAGAGCTTGGCGGCATCCCTGTTATTACCTACGTTAACTCATCGGCGGCAGTCAAGGCGGTCTCCGATATCTGCTGCACCTCAGCCAATGTAGTCAAGGTGGTCAATTCATTAAAGGCTGATGAAGTACTCATGACGCCGGACCGCAACCTGGCCCGGTATGCAGCGGCCCATACCGATAAAAAGGTACACCTATGGGAAGGGTATTGTCCTTTTCACAACGATTTAACTGTCGAAGCGGTCAAAGCAGCAAAAGCCGCCCATCCCAATGCCCTGTTTGTCGCCCACCCAGAGTGCACCCGGGACGTTCTTGAACTTGCCGACAGCATCCAGTCCACATCGGGCATGATTCGGTTTGTCGGTGAAAGCTCGGCCGACCAATTCATCATCGGCACAGAAACAGGATTATTGCACCCCCTTTCAAAGGCATATCCGGAAAAAACCTTTTTTCCGGCATCAGATCAACTGTTATGCGCAGACATGAAAAAAACGCAATTGCAGGACATCTTGGACTGCCTTGAAAACATGTCAGGAAGGGTGGTGGTTGAAGAAGATATCCGAATCAAAGCCATGGATGCTGTTAAAGCAATGATAAATACCAAATAG
- the rtcR gene encoding RNA repair transcriptional activator RtcR has translation MKKTVVIGILGPVLDRGENASRWEHWRPTVAICQHSELLVDRFELLYEKSYTRLMKRIRDDIRDVSPETQVVPVETDFSDPWDFQEVYGVLHDFAKGYHFDTENEDYLIHITTGTHVAQICLFLLIESNYLPGRLLQTSPPTRKRKHDLSGEYRIIDLDLSRYDQIAMRFEQEMKDDISFLKSGIETRNPSFNNLIEQIERVAINSVDPVLITGPTGAGKSRLARRVYELKKARRQLKGGFVEVNCATLRGDGAMSALFGHKKGSFTGATSDRNGLLKTADNGMLFLDEVGELGLDEQSMLLRAVEEKQFLPVGSDTETHSDFQLICGTNRDLFYDVMEKRFREDLLARINLWTFDMPGLNKRHEDIEPNLNYELDRFAERTKRHITFNKEARNRFLKFATSPEALWPANFRDLNGAVTRMATLAPGGRITDQVVKDEIHRLSVRWRPAQKRIDDGILVDLIGEERTAALDRFEKVQLADVIRTCRTSKNIAQAGRALFAASRKRKVCSNDSDRLRKYLSKYQIKWKDIHV, from the coding sequence ATGAAAAAAACGGTTGTAATCGGGATTTTAGGCCCCGTACTTGATAGAGGGGAAAATGCATCACGCTGGGAACACTGGCGGCCAACTGTGGCGATATGTCAGCATAGCGAGCTTTTGGTCGACCGCTTTGAACTCCTTTATGAGAAAAGCTATACCCGGCTGATGAAGCGGATAAGAGACGATATCCGGGATGTCTCTCCGGAAACGCAAGTGGTTCCTGTTGAAACCGATTTCTCTGATCCGTGGGATTTTCAAGAGGTCTATGGCGTCTTGCACGACTTTGCCAAAGGGTATCACTTTGATACTGAAAATGAAGATTATCTGATCCATATCACCACAGGCACCCATGTTGCCCAGATATGTCTTTTCCTGCTCATCGAATCAAACTATCTGCCGGGCCGGTTATTGCAGACAAGTCCTCCCACCAGAAAAAGGAAACATGATCTAAGCGGGGAATATAGAATCATTGATTTGGATCTTTCCCGGTATGATCAGATTGCCATGCGATTCGAGCAGGAGATGAAAGATGATATCTCCTTTTTAAAATCCGGCATAGAGACACGGAACCCATCGTTTAATAATTTGATTGAACAAATTGAGCGTGTTGCCATCAACTCGGTTGACCCTGTTTTGATAACAGGTCCCACCGGCGCCGGCAAATCCCGTTTAGCCAGAAGGGTGTATGAACTGAAAAAAGCCAGACGCCAGCTAAAGGGTGGTTTTGTGGAAGTCAATTGTGCGACATTGAGAGGTGATGGGGCAATGTCTGCTCTTTTCGGGCATAAAAAAGGTTCATTTACGGGGGCGACCAGCGACAGGAACGGCCTTTTGAAAACAGCAGATAACGGCATGCTGTTTTTAGACGAAGTGGGCGAACTTGGCCTGGACGAGCAGTCTATGCTGCTTAGGGCAGTTGAGGAAAAGCAGTTTCTTCCTGTGGGTTCCGATACCGAGACTCATAGCGATTTCCAATTGATTTGTGGTACCAACCGGGACCTGTTTTACGATGTCATGGAAAAAAGATTCCGGGAGGATCTTCTTGCCAGAATAAATTTATGGACTTTTGACATGCCGGGACTGAATAAGCGGCATGAAGATATTGAGCCGAATTTGAACTACGAACTTGACCGTTTTGCTGAAAGAACCAAACGGCACATCACATTCAATAAAGAGGCCCGTAATCGATTTTTAAAATTCGCAACCTCTCCTGAAGCGCTTTGGCCTGCAAATTTTCGGGATCTTAACGGTGCCGTTACCAGAATGGCAACCCTTGCACCAGGCGGCAGGATCACAGACCAGGTCGTCAAAGATGAAATCCATAGACTATCCGTTAGGTGGAGACCTGCTCAGAAACGAATCGATGACGGGATATTGGTGGATCTGATCGGCGAAGAACGAACGGCTGCCCTTGATCGATTCGAAAAAGTACAACTTGCCGATGTTATTCGGACCTGCCGAACTTCCAAAAATATTGCCCAGGCGGGCAGGGCGCTTTTTGCAGCCTCAAGAAAAAGAAAGGTGTGTTCAAATGATTCTGATCGTTTAAGAAAATATCTTTCAAAGTATCAAATCAAATGGAAGGATATACATGTTTAA
- the rtcA gene encoding RNA 3'-terminal phosphate cyclase produces the protein MLKIDGMLGEGGGQILRTSLALSLVTGKPFTINKIRAGRKKPGLMRQHLTCVNAAVKVGNAKAEGASIGSQSLKFEPSNITAGNYNFAIGTAGSCTLVLQAILPALLVADAPSEVILEGGTHNPFAPPFDFLDQTFLGLINKMGPTVSASLIRPGFYPAGGGKVKIEITPASLGKIDLTQRGEILNKTAKAFVANLTENIAAREIKIVKKLLGWENCEIVNRSDSHGPGNVLTLFVESENLTEVFTGFGVKGVTAEKVAKRCVGQVKSYLASDAPVGKYLADQLLIPLAMAGGGSFVTQPPSRHTMTNIEVVKQFLELNINCTEIDNRCWQISVKK, from the coding sequence ATGTTAAAGATTGATGGAATGCTTGGAGAAGGTGGCGGACAAATTTTGAGGACCTCCCTTGCCCTGTCCCTGGTTACAGGCAAACCTTTCACAATAAACAAGATCCGGGCGGGGAGAAAAAAGCCGGGACTGATGCGGCAACACCTAACCTGCGTCAACGCCGCAGTCAAGGTAGGCAATGCAAAGGCAGAAGGTGCGAGCATCGGTTCACAGTCCCTTAAATTTGAGCCAAGCAACATAACTGCCGGCAATTATAATTTTGCAATCGGAACAGCAGGAAGCTGTACATTGGTCCTTCAGGCAATATTGCCGGCATTGCTGGTGGCAGATGCTCCGTCCGAGGTCATACTGGAAGGCGGCACCCACAATCCGTTTGCCCCGCCTTTTGATTTTCTCGATCAGACATTTCTTGGGCTCATCAACAAGATGGGTCCAACCGTGTCAGCATCGTTGATTCGCCCCGGTTTCTATCCGGCCGGTGGAGGAAAAGTTAAAATAGAGATCACCCCTGCCTCTCTTGGAAAAATAGATCTCACACAGCGGGGCGAAATATTAAATAAAACGGCAAAGGCGTTTGTGGCAAACCTGACTGAAAACATTGCAGCAAGAGAAATTAAAATAGTCAAAAAGCTATTGGGCTGGGAAAACTGTGAAATTGTTAACCGCTCTGATTCCCATGGACCGGGGAACGTGTTGACGCTCTTCGTGGAAAGCGAAAACCTCACAGAGGTGTTCACCGGGTTCGGAGTCAAAGGAGTTACCGCCGAAAAGGTCGCCAAAAGATGTGTGGGTCAGGTGAAAAGCTATCTGGCTTCTGATGCCCCCGTGGGGAAATATCTTGCGGATCAATTGTTAATCCCTTTGGCCATGGCCGGTGGCGGATCGTTTGTCACACAACCGCCCAGCCGTCACACAATGACAAATATTGAAGTAGTGAAACAATTTTTAGAGCTGAATATCAACTGCACAGAAATTGACAACCGCTGTTGGCAGATATCAGTTAAAAAATAA
- a CDS encoding RtcB family protein produces MEWVKKEDKYKVPIKSWCSNLEGLAMRQAEDLAMHPAVFHHVALMPDCHPGYGMPIGGVIAADNAVIPNAVGVDIGCGMGSVRTNLPVSETSRESLREVVTSVKKYVPCGEGNAHKVPQTWENLDDIEAYEKRGWYSSHVKKLAYKNLGSLGGGNHFIEIQAGDDDRIWLMIHSGSRHLGNVIARFYNDIAVKLNQKWHAETPGKDLAFLPAETTEGQNYINDMNFALSYARENRRKIMTRFKDAFTEVFPGTEFGDEVNIHHNYAALENHFNKNVWVHRKGATSAKQGETGIIPGSMGAPSFIVQGLGNPESFMSCSHGAGRVLGRLQATRELTPENCDQVMQGIVYDRWNKVTRGKAKGMYDLGEAPQAYKNIETVIEAQLDLIKPLHKLRPLGVVKG; encoded by the coding sequence ATGGAATGGGTAAAAAAAGAAGATAAATATAAAGTCCCTATAAAATCCTGGTGTTCAAACCTCGAAGGACTTGCAATGAGGCAAGCCGAAGACCTGGCCATGCACCCTGCTGTTTTCCACCACGTAGCCCTGATGCCGGACTGCCATCCGGGTTATGGTATGCCCATCGGCGGCGTCATTGCGGCTGACAATGCTGTCATCCCTAATGCCGTGGGTGTGGATATCGGTTGTGGTATGGGATCGGTAAGAACTAACCTCCCCGTATCCGAAACCAGCAGGGAAAGCTTAAGAGAGGTGGTTACATCGGTTAAAAAATATGTTCCCTGCGGGGAAGGCAACGCCCATAAAGTGCCCCAGACATGGGAAAACCTTGATGACATAGAAGCTTATGAAAAAAGAGGATGGTACTCGTCCCATGTTAAAAAACTTGCCTATAAAAATTTAGGTAGCCTTGGCGGCGGTAATCATTTTATTGAGATCCAGGCTGGCGATGATGACCGGATCTGGCTGATGATTCACTCCGGTTCACGGCATCTGGGCAATGTGATAGCACGCTTTTATAATGACATTGCTGTTAAACTGAATCAAAAGTGGCACGCAGAAACACCAGGAAAAGACCTGGCATTCCTGCCGGCAGAAACAACGGAAGGACAAAATTATATCAATGATATGAATTTTGCACTCTCCTATGCCCGGGAAAACCGCAGAAAAATCATGACTCGGTTTAAGGATGCCTTTACAGAAGTCTTTCCTGGGACTGAATTTGGAGATGAAGTTAATATTCACCATAACTACGCAGCCTTAGAAAATCATTTCAATAAGAATGTATGGGTCCATAGAAAAGGGGCAACCTCAGCCAAGCAAGGAGAGACCGGAATTATTCCCGGTTCAATGGGAGCCCCTTCTTTTATTGTCCAAGGATTGGGGAATCCTGAGTCGTTCATGTCCTGTTCCCATGGTGCAGGAAGGGTTCTAGGACGGCTGCAGGCAACCAGAGAACTCACCCCAGAAAACTGTGACCAGGTCATGCAAGGCATCGTTTACGATCGCTGGAATAAGGTCACACGAGGAAAAGCCAAGGGCATGTACGATCTTGGAGAAGCACCACAGGCATATAAAAATATTGAAACAGTCATTGAAGCGCAGCTTGATTTGATCAAGCCCCTGCATAAGCTTCGCCCTCTCGGGGTTGTGAAAGGGTAA
- a CDS encoding PilZ domain-containing protein → MNSPKVYQNSSNWRNSQRLDCEVPVDILFKGKLYRGVSVNISETGIFIKSIPLEDFKIFDKLTIAFQKPDLKPVKAIGRVARKTNEGIGILYLGENQPKGNWLKPNIEDLFTS, encoded by the coding sequence ATGAATTCCCCCAAAGTATATCAAAATTCATCTAACTGGCGGAATTCTCAGAGGCTTGATTGCGAGGTGCCAGTTGATATCCTTTTTAAGGGAAAACTTTATAGAGGAGTTAGTGTCAACATAAGTGAGACTGGAATTTTTATTAAATCTATCCCATTAGAGGATTTCAAAATTTTTGATAAACTCACGATCGCTTTTCAGAAACCCGATTTAAAGCCCGTCAAGGCAATTGGCAGGGTGGCCAGAAAGACCAATGAAGGTATTGGAATTCTTTATTTAGGTGAAAATCAGCCAAAGGGGAACTGGCTCAAACCGAACATTGAAGACCTTTTTACATCTTAA
- a CDS encoding Hsp20/alpha crystallin family protein, whose amino-acid sequence MDRAKEIAKQDEKNVEKTRQLYEVTPAVDIYENEDEILLHADMPGVVKDNISVDIDNGTLSISGVRKLEIEGAATYEEFSDVEYIRSFSVPQTIDVEKVEAELKNGVLKLHLPKSEAAKPRQIEIKTA is encoded by the coding sequence ATGGATAGAGCAAAAGAAATCGCAAAACAAGACGAAAAAAATGTCGAAAAAACTCGTCAATTATATGAAGTAACGCCAGCAGTAGATATTTATGAAAATGAAGATGAAATTCTTCTCCATGCAGACATGCCGGGAGTGGTAAAAGACAATATTTCAGTTGATATTGATAATGGGACTTTATCAATATCCGGTGTCAGAAAACTTGAAATAGAAGGTGCTGCAACATATGAAGAGTTTTCAGATGTAGAATATATCAGAAGTTTTTCCGTACCACAGACGATTGATGTTGAAAAAGTTGAAGCGGAATTAAAAAATGGCGTGTTAAAATTGCACTTGCCTAAATCTGAAGCAGCAAAGCCCAGGCAGATAGAAATCAAAACGGCATAA